In Mercenaria mercenaria strain notata chromosome 15, MADL_Memer_1, whole genome shotgun sequence, a single genomic region encodes these proteins:
- the LOC123551457 gene encoding L-proline trans-4-hydroxylase-like, which translates to MPLKSYKYEEGKFKVTEEMKGEFEDDGYVVIRGLLSDAELKHIENALVVGKFSDHTYGVPDGDGREAHMILWNHPGVDVTGMVGRCEKVADTCEQLLGGEVYHYHTKLMAKPAKIGGKHVWHQDYGYWYQNGNLFPNMMTVFMAIDKCTKENGCLQILKGSNKCGRIEHVQVAGQVGADMARVDELAKVLPLEYVELEPGDALFFHCNLLHCSAPNTSAARRWAFLCAYNRADNNPTKEHHHPRYTPLKKVPNSAILECQDFTTMDGKWFIDPEIEKRPGRKLAHKQ; encoded by the exons ATGCCGTTGAAAA GCTACAAGTACGAGGAGGGCAAGTTTAAAGTAACGGAGGAAATGAAAGGAGAATTTGAAGATGACGGTTACGTTGTTATCAG AGGACTTTTGTCCGACGCAGAACTGAAACATATTGAAAATGCACTTGTCGTCGGCAAGTTTTCCGACCATACTTATGGG gtCCCCGACGGAGATGGCCGGGAAGCACACATGATTCTGTGGAACCATCCGGGAGTTGATGTGACTGGAATGGTAGGCCGTTGTGAAAAAGTTGCCGACACTTGCGAACAG TTGCTGGGTGGGGAAGTATACCACTATCACACCAAGCTAATGGCGAAACCTGCCAAGATCGGTGGAAAACATGTTTGGCATCAGGACTACGG ATATTGGTATCAAAATGGAAATTTATTTCCCAACATGATGACAGTTTTCATGGCAATTGATAAATGTACAAAAGAAAACGGATGTCTTCAG ATTTTAAAAGGTTCAAATAAATGTGGAAGAATAGAGCACGTGCAAGTTGCGGGGCAAGTAGGAGCTGACATGGCACGTGTTGATGAGCTTGCCAAAGTTTTACCGCTGGAATATGTTGAGCTTGAACCAG GCGATGCGCTATTTTTCCACTGTAATTTGCTGCACTGCAGTGCACCTAACACCAGTGCTGCCAGACGTTGGGCGTTCCTTTGTGCGTACAACAGGGCTGATAATAACCCCACTAAAGAACATCACCATCCGAGATACACacctttaaaaaaa GTACCTAATTCGGCCATTCTTGAATGCCAGGATTTTACGACAATGGATGGAAAATGGTTCATAGACCCGGAAATCGAAAAACGTCCCGGTCGGAAGCTCGCTCATAAGCAGTGA